In Terriglobales bacterium, a genomic segment contains:
- a CDS encoding class II aldolase/adducin family protein, protein MKSERQHREDICRFGKMIHQRGFVAATDGNLSVRLDHDTVLSTPTAMSKGMMEPEDLVVVDMKGKKVTGRRNVSSEIAMHLLVYRLRPDVKGIVHAHPPTATGYAAAGIPLNQALISEIVLALGCIPIAQYGTPGTPELTQALEPLVPQYDAILMANHGVVTYGEDLLRAYMKMETVEHFARIALVTHLLGRQQLLSQEDVAKLMVAREKYEGVSSAAAMAPGCPVTAADLAAAGAPGSGKPPERITVTREELAAIVEDAMRHSKRRW, encoded by the coding sequence ATGAAGAGCGAGCGCCAGCATCGTGAGGACATCTGCCGCTTCGGCAAGATGATCCATCAGCGCGGCTTCGTGGCCGCGACCGATGGCAACCTCTCCGTCCGCCTGGACCACGACACCGTGCTCTCCACGCCCACCGCCATGAGCAAGGGGATGATGGAACCCGAGGACCTGGTGGTGGTCGACATGAAGGGCAAGAAGGTCACCGGGCGCCGCAATGTCTCCAGCGAAATCGCCATGCACCTGCTCGTTTACCGGCTGCGTCCGGACGTCAAAGGCATCGTGCACGCGCATCCGCCCACGGCTACCGGCTACGCCGCCGCTGGCATTCCGCTCAACCAGGCGCTGATCTCGGAGATTGTGCTGGCGCTGGGGTGCATCCCTATCGCCCAGTATGGCACGCCCGGCACACCGGAACTGACGCAGGCGCTGGAGCCCTTGGTGCCGCAGTACGATGCCATCCTGATGGCCAATCACGGCGTAGTCACCTACGGCGAAGACCTGCTGCGCGCCTATATGAAGATGGAAACGGTGGAACACTTCGCGCGCATCGCACTGGTCACGCACCTGCTTGGGAGGCAGCAGCTCCTGAGCCAGGAAGACGTCGCGAAACTGATGGTGGCGCGGGAGAAGTACGAAGGTGTAAGCTCGGCTGCCGCCATGGCTCCCGGCTGTCCGGTGACGGCGGCGGACTTGGCCGCGGCTGGAGCGCCCGGATCGGGCAAGCCGCCCGAGCGCATCACCGTGACGCGCGAAGAACTGGCGGCGATTGTGGAAGACGCCATGCGCCACAGCAAGCGGCGCTGGTAG
- the queA gene encoding tRNA preQ1(34) S-adenosylmethionine ribosyltransferase-isomerase QueA, with the protein MRVADFDYHLPPERIAQEPLPDRAASRLLRLDRASGRWEDRRFADLPELLRPGDLLVLNNSRVFPARLYGRRAGARAQPVSPRNPAARDFLRGRVEVLLTRQLDPQAGEWEALVHPGRKIGVGERLFFGEQDELQAEVIARGSFGERRLRFAPVADFFATVERIGHVPLPPYIDRPDVAADRERYQTVFARERGSVAAPTAGLHFTPQILEGLRVRGVETIEITLHVGLGTFQPVHTEVVEKHRLHSEAYTVSPSAAAAIQKARDEGRRIVVVGTTSVRTLEHCARTNPEGRITPGSGETDIFIYPGLDFRVAGALLTNFHLPRSTLLMLVCAFAGRENVLAAYEHAVRENYRFYSYGDCMLID; encoded by the coding sequence GTGCGGGTCGCCGACTTCGATTACCACCTGCCGCCGGAGCGAATTGCGCAGGAACCGCTGCCGGACCGCGCGGCCTCCCGACTGTTGCGCCTGGACCGGGCTTCGGGGCGCTGGGAAGACCGCCGCTTCGCTGACCTGCCCGAGTTGCTGCGCCCCGGCGACCTGCTGGTGCTGAACAACAGCCGCGTTTTCCCCGCGCGCCTTTACGGACGCCGCGCCGGCGCACGCGCCCAGCCCGTAAGCCCGCGCAATCCGGCGGCCAGGGACTTTCTGCGCGGCCGCGTAGAGGTCCTGCTGACCCGCCAACTCGACCCCCAGGCCGGGGAATGGGAAGCGCTGGTGCATCCCGGGCGCAAGATCGGCGTCGGGGAGCGGCTGTTCTTCGGCGAGCAGGATGAGCTGCAAGCCGAAGTCATTGCCCGCGGCTCTTTCGGTGAGCGACGCCTGCGGTTTGCCCCGGTCGCGGATTTCTTTGCCACGGTCGAGCGCATCGGCCATGTGCCCTTGCCGCCCTATATCGATCGACCGGACGTGGCCGCCGACCGCGAGCGATATCAGACCGTCTTTGCGCGCGAGCGCGGTTCAGTAGCGGCGCCTACTGCCGGGCTGCACTTCACGCCGCAGATATTGGAAGGCCTGCGTGTGCGCGGCGTGGAGACAATCGAGATCACGCTGCATGTCGGCCTGGGCACGTTCCAGCCGGTGCACACCGAGGTGGTCGAGAAGCACCGTTTGCATAGCGAGGCCTACACCGTCTCCCCTTCCGCGGCCGCAGCCATCCAAAAGGCGCGCGACGAAGGACGGCGGATCGTGGTCGTGGGCACAACCTCGGTGCGCACGCTCGAACACTGTGCGCGCACGAATCCCGAGGGCAGGATCACGCCCGGCTCGGGCGAGACGGACATCTTCATTTACCCCGGCCTCGATTTCCGGGTGGCCGGCGCGCTGCTGACGAACTTCCACTTGCCGCGCTCGACGCTGCTCATGCTGGTGTGCGCCTTCGCGGGCCGGGAGAATGTGCTGGCCGCGTACGAGCATGCAGTGAGGGAAAACTATCGGTTTTACTCTTATGGAGACTGCATGTTGATCGATTGA
- the polA gene encoding DNA polymerase I: protein MIQSSFKGRVFLIDAMSLIFRAYHAMARQRPMSTREGVPTAAVYVFVNMLRKLRQDFAPEYIAAVFDPAGPTFRDQQAAKLTTVRKFDIKTQTFQETAYHGYKANRAETPPDLAQQFPYIRRALEGYGIPILVEPGYEADDVLGTLARQAAEKSHEVYVVSGDKDMLQLVDDKVRVLNPQKDNLVYDAKKVEEVLGVPPEKVVDVMALRGDSIDNIPGAPGIGDKGSVELIRRFGSVEQALERAAEVEKRTYRESLENNREVILLSKELATIERNVPVELDLKTLQVREPDNEALRALFAELEFTSFLKELAPAADLGPIDYREARSAADVEAVLARVTDASPLALALAPAIAGSARSDEEEEAEEATLPLASTEAVAPANVIAISAAKGEALTVSLEDGPPMRRLAEALADAQIPKAVHDWKSAIHALAQHDAELAGVRHETMLYSYLLDPTYSTHGLPELALRRFNLKLSGSLAEAADITGRLAPTLRQEVERDGLLRAYEELDLPLAPVLARMEQAGVKIDAHALDRMSSNLEREAEKVAARIYELVGTEFNINSPKQLGDVLYNRLKLPKPSRYGKGKVPSTAQDVLEALAERHDVPRMVLEYRQLSKLKSTYVDALPELIDPRTGRLHTTFNQTGTATGRLSSTEPNLQNIPIRTELGREIRAAFVAEAGHVLVAADYSQIELRLLAHFSADPLLVEAFRRGDDIHRLTAAEVFGVPPLAIDAEHRRRAKAVNFGIVYGLSPFGLSQQIGVEQREAKKFIDAYFAKYVGVREFIDRTLEETRRTQRVRTLFGRVRPIPDINSKNPSLRGFAERTAINTPLQGTAADLMKLAMIRIDAELRARRLKTSMTLQIHDELVFEAPEAEVQEVTALVKERMEKVYELRVPLVAEIGVGRNWRDLK, encoded by the coding sequence ATGATTCAATCCTCCTTCAAGGGCCGCGTCTTTCTGATTGACGCCATGTCGCTGATCTTCCGGGCGTATCACGCCATGGCGCGGCAGCGGCCGATGTCCACTCGCGAGGGTGTACCCACAGCGGCCGTCTACGTCTTCGTCAATATGCTGCGCAAGCTGCGGCAGGACTTCGCGCCGGAATACATCGCCGCGGTCTTCGATCCCGCCGGGCCGACGTTTCGCGACCAGCAGGCGGCGAAGCTCACCACCGTGCGCAAGTTCGACATCAAGACGCAAACCTTCCAGGAGACGGCGTATCACGGTTACAAGGCGAACCGCGCCGAGACGCCTCCGGACCTGGCGCAGCAGTTTCCCTACATCCGGCGGGCGCTCGAAGGCTACGGCATCCCCATCCTGGTGGAGCCGGGCTACGAGGCCGACGACGTTCTGGGCACGCTGGCGCGCCAGGCGGCGGAGAAATCGCACGAGGTCTACGTGGTTTCCGGCGACAAGGACATGCTGCAACTGGTGGACGACAAGGTCCGCGTCCTCAACCCGCAAAAGGACAACCTGGTCTACGACGCCAAAAAGGTGGAAGAGGTCCTGGGTGTCCCGCCGGAGAAAGTCGTGGACGTGATGGCGCTGCGCGGCGACTCGATCGACAACATCCCCGGTGCGCCCGGCATCGGCGACAAGGGCTCGGTGGAGCTGATCCGGCGCTTCGGCTCGGTCGAACAGGCGCTCGAGCGCGCCGCAGAAGTGGAAAAACGGACGTACCGCGAATCGCTCGAGAACAACCGCGAAGTCATCCTCCTGAGCAAGGAACTGGCGACCATCGAGCGCAACGTACCAGTGGAGCTGGATCTGAAGACGCTCCAGGTCCGCGAGCCTGACAACGAAGCCCTGCGCGCGCTGTTCGCCGAGCTGGAATTCACCAGCTTTTTGAAGGAACTGGCGCCTGCGGCCGATCTCGGTCCCATCGACTACCGCGAAGCCCGCTCGGCTGCGGACGTGGAAGCCGTCCTGGCGCGGGTGACGGATGCCAGTCCGCTGGCTCTGGCCCTGGCGCCGGCCATCGCCGGCTCGGCGCGGAGCGATGAGGAGGAAGAGGCAGAAGAGGCCACGCTTCCGCTCGCCTCGACCGAGGCGGTCGCGCCGGCCAACGTGATCGCCATCTCAGCCGCGAAGGGCGAGGCGCTGACGGTGTCTCTTGAAGATGGGCCGCCCATGCGCAGGCTCGCCGAAGCACTGGCGGATGCGCAGATTCCCAAGGCCGTGCACGATTGGAAGTCCGCCATCCACGCGTTGGCGCAGCACGACGCCGAGCTGGCCGGAGTCCGCCACGAGACCATGCTGTACTCCTACCTGCTCGACCCGACGTACTCAACGCACGGGTTGCCTGAACTGGCGCTGCGGCGCTTCAACCTGAAGTTGAGCGGGTCGCTGGCGGAAGCTGCGGACATCACCGGGCGCCTGGCGCCGACCTTGCGTCAGGAGGTCGAGCGCGACGGTCTGCTGCGCGCCTATGAAGAGCTCGACCTGCCGCTGGCGCCGGTCCTCGCCCGCATGGAGCAGGCGGGCGTGAAGATCGACGCGCACGCGCTCGACCGCATGTCCTCGAACCTGGAACGCGAAGCGGAGAAGGTAGCGGCGCGCATCTACGAGCTGGTCGGCACGGAGTTCAACATCAACTCGCCCAAGCAGCTCGGCGACGTGCTCTACAACCGCCTGAAGCTGCCCAAGCCCAGCCGATATGGCAAGGGCAAAGTGCCTTCCACGGCGCAGGACGTCCTGGAAGCACTGGCTGAGCGCCATGATGTGCCGCGCATGGTGCTGGAATACCGCCAGCTCTCTAAGCTCAAGTCCACGTATGTGGATGCACTGCCCGAACTGATCGACCCGCGCACCGGCCGGCTGCATACCACCTTCAACCAGACGGGCACGGCGACCGGACGCCTTTCTTCCACCGAACCCAACCTACAGAACATCCCCATTCGCACGGAGCTGGGCCGCGAGATTCGCGCCGCCTTCGTCGCCGAGGCCGGCCATGTGCTGGTGGCGGCCGACTACTCGCAGATCGAGCTGCGGCTGCTGGCGCATTTTTCCGCCGACCCGCTGCTGGTCGAGGCCTTCCGGCGCGGCGACGACATCCATCGGCTGACGGCGGCGGAAGTCTTCGGCGTGCCGCCGCTGGCCATCGACGCCGAGCATCGCCGCCGCGCCAAGGCGGTGAACTTCGGCATCGTTTACGGCCTTTCGCCCTTCGGGCTTTCGCAGCAGATCGGCGTCGAGCAGCGCGAAGCCAAGAAGTTCATCGACGCCTACTTCGCGAAGTACGTAGGGGTGCGCGAGTTCATTGATAGGACGCTCGAGGAGACGCGGCGCACACAGCGCGTGCGCACGCTGTTCGGCCGCGTGCGGCCCATTCCCGACATCAACAGCAAGAATCCCAGCCTGCGCGGCTTCGCCGAGCGCACGGCCATCAACACGCCATTACAAGGCACAGCCGCGGACTTGATGAAGCTGGCGATGATCCGCATCGACGCAGAGCTCCGCGCCCGCCGCCTGAAGACCTCGATGACGCTGCAGATCCATGACGAACTGGTCTTCGAAGCGCCGGAGGCCGAGGTGCAGGAAGTCACGGCGCTGGTGAAGGAGCGGATGGAAAAAGTGTACGAGTTGCGCGTGCCGCTGGTGGCGGAGATCGGCGTGGGAAGGAACTGGCGCGACCTGAAGTGA
- the glmM gene encoding phosphoglucosamine mutase: MRKLFGTDGIRGVAGEFPLDADTSFIIGRALGHHLGRTNGPPKVVLGQDTRESSAWIADAVTAGLAAAGVRTESAGVITTPGIAYLARARGFAAGVVISASHNPWTDNGIKVFASSGYKLPDAVELEVEREIFSLLADPKAASVAERPAPHEPSLPGSASLQRLYVRWLDDHPMGTDLSHLRVVVDCANGAASTLAKEVFGACGVRCRYLQDAPDGRNINDHCGALFPHVVAEEVKRNEADLGVTFDGDADRALFADAAGNIVNGDAVLLLTARDLKTKGALRGDLVVATTMSNMGLEAALARSSIRMLRAPVGDKYVLEEMQKSGAVLGGEQSGHIIFADDHTTGDGLLTALRVMEIMARTGKPLAELVGDLEVFPQIIKNVRVREKKPLEQVPAVARAIAEAERALDGQGRVVVRYSGTEPLARVMVEAKSEQEMQQATESICAAIEKALGA; the protein is encoded by the coding sequence ATGAGGAAGCTGTTCGGCACCGACGGCATCCGCGGCGTCGCGGGCGAGTTCCCGCTCGACGCCGATACCAGCTTCATCATCGGGCGCGCTCTGGGACACCACCTGGGACGCACCAACGGTCCGCCGAAGGTCGTGCTCGGTCAGGATACGCGCGAGTCCAGCGCGTGGATCGCGGATGCGGTCACGGCCGGCCTGGCCGCGGCGGGCGTCCGCACGGAAAGCGCCGGCGTCATCACCACGCCCGGGATCGCCTACCTGGCGCGAGCCCGTGGTTTCGCCGCCGGAGTGGTGATTTCGGCCTCGCACAATCCCTGGACCGACAACGGCATCAAGGTCTTCGCCTCCAGCGGCTACAAGCTGCCGGACGCCGTGGAACTCGAAGTCGAGCGGGAGATCTTCTCGCTGCTGGCCGACCCCAAGGCGGCGAGCGTCGCGGAACGCCCCGCGCCGCACGAGCCTTCGCTTCCCGGCAGCGCTTCTCTTCAGCGTCTGTACGTGCGCTGGCTGGACGACCACCCGATGGGAACCGACCTGAGCCATCTGCGCGTAGTTGTGGACTGCGCCAACGGCGCGGCCAGCACGCTGGCGAAAGAAGTGTTCGGGGCGTGCGGTGTGCGCTGCCGCTATCTGCAGGACGCGCCCGACGGGCGCAACATCAACGACCATTGCGGCGCCCTGTTCCCGCACGTGGTGGCGGAAGAAGTGAAGCGCAATGAGGCCGACCTGGGCGTCACCTTCGATGGCGATGCCGACCGCGCCCTGTTCGCGGATGCCGCCGGCAACATCGTGAACGGCGATGCCGTGCTGCTGCTGACCGCGCGCGACCTGAAAACCAAAGGCGCGCTGCGCGGCGACCTGGTGGTGGCCACCACCATGTCCAACATGGGCCTGGAGGCGGCCCTGGCCCGCTCCAGCATCCGCATGCTGCGCGCTCCGGTGGGCGACAAGTACGTGCTGGAGGAGATGCAGAAGTCCGGGGCTGTCCTGGGAGGCGAGCAGTCCGGGCACATCATCTTTGCCGACGACCACACTACCGGCGACGGCCTGCTGACCGCGCTGCGGGTCATGGAGATCATGGCGCGCACCGGCAAGCCGCTTGCCGAACTGGTCGGCGACCTGGAAGTGTTCCCGCAGATCATCAAGAACGTCCGCGTGCGCGAGAAAAAACCGCTCGAACAGGTGCCGGCCGTGGCCCGCGCCATCGCCGAAGCAGAGCGCGCGCTCGACGGACAGGGGCGCGTCGTGGTGCGCTACTCCGGTACGGAGCCGCTGGCCCGGGTCATGGTCGAAGCGAAATCCGAACAGGAAATGCAACAGGCTACCGAATCGATCTGCGCCGCAATCGAGAAGGCGTTGGGCGCTTAA